TGCGATCGCTGCTGCCTGATCCCACATACTTACAGCAGCAAAGCCATCAACGGAATTGATTAAGCCAGTTTCATCGTTCCAGTTGCGTTGGAAGTATGACCAAGCTTGACGGGCCGTTGTCATTTCTTCTGGGGTAAGTTTTCCAACTCCAGGAGCAACGTATGGAATTATAGCTACTGTTAATTGATTTTTAGGAATCGGTTGACCTGGCAAAACTACGGATTTAGCATCAAGGCTGGCAACTATTTCAGCTTCTTTTGCACTAGAGACAGGGTTTTGGGGTTTCTCTGGTTGGGAAGCAATTGGGGATGTTGATATTTCAGGTTTTTTTATAGAAGTATTAGAAAGTTGCTTAGACCAACCATTTAAAAGTGCGATCGCGATCGCAGCGGTAACGACTCCTCCTACAGTAGCTAGTATAGACAAGCTCTTAGGTGGCGGTTGAAAGTCAGAACTCATACTGATTAAAGCCTTATTTTGTAAGTCAGTGTTATTTGCGTAGTTTCATCAAATACATTCTTCCCAACTTTGAAATCTAACTAACATCCAGAGTTCACCCGATGGGAACTATTAAAATTTACATTCCGCCCACTACAATAAAATAGTCACGCACCCGATCTCTGGAGTTCTAGCAGTGGGCTTATTTGATGATTTGAGTCGGTTTCTAGAAAACCGTTTAGAAGAATTCTTGCGTAACAATCCACATTTGGAGTTAGAGGCGCTGCTAGAACAGCTGCGTGAGCAAGAAGAAGACACATTAAAGCTAATCGCAGATTTAAAATTACAAGAAAAGCAATCGGAAGAAGAAATTCTCTCCACCGCGCAAGAAATTCAGCGTTGGCATATCCGCATTCAAAAAGCCAAAAACGCCAAGAGAGAGGATTTGGCAGCGGCGGCAGGTGAGCGAGAAGCAGCCCTGTTGCGCGAAGGAAATCAGCGCTGGGGACACATGCAAGGACTGAAAGAACGCATTAACCAATCTCAGGAACTACTGCAAAAAATTCAGCAACGGCGACAGGAGGTACAAGCTAAAGCAGCCGAAGCACAGACAGTCCGTGCTAAAGCGCAAACCCAGCAGCGTTTTGAAACCAGTGGTTGGTCGAATCAAACTAGCAATTTTTCTAGTGGGTTTGATGACTTAGAAGAGAAGTTCCGTAGCTGGGAAACTCAGGATGAGTTAGAGCAAATGAAGCGGAATATGCAGAAGTAGCGCCTATTTGCTAAAATACGCCGAAGTAACAAATGCGATCGCTGAAATAGCAAATGCGTAGGCGCAGCCAGCCGTAGGCATCCCCAGAAATAGCTTACTCACTTGAATTTTCGCGTCAGTTTTACCCCACCCTAACCCTCCCCTTATAAAGGCTACGGTGTACACACATCTCTAAAAATCCTACCCACCCAATATTTCTGTTCAAGTGAAAGTCGCACACTGAGCAAATATCCCGCCCAGAACTAAAGTTCCGGGCTGATAGCGAAAGTCCTCTTTTAGAGGACTGAACTAAATTTCTTCTTTAGTCCTCTTTTAGAGGACTTTCGCTATGAGACTCGGAATTTATTCCGAGGCGGGATAGAACACTGCACCAACACTTGTGTGTACACCGTAGAGGGTTGGGGAGGGGTGATTCAAGGATTTTTGCAAGAGACTTCATGAGCTCGCGCTCACAAGAAACAATGAAAATGTCTTTTCCTCCTGCCTCCTGCCTTCTGCCTTATTTTCAAGGCAGAGTCTATTCAGTTAAAAATCAAAGGTTGTGCGAAGCACACCCACATACTGCGTATCATTTCTGCTGTCGTTTTCCGGGTTGAGAATCACCCAAAAACCAGGAGTCACTGAGATGTTGTCATTTAGTCGGTAACGATAAAATGCTTCGATATGGTAAGCGTTGTCTCCTTCTTGACGGACATCGCTGTTGGAGACACGCGGCGGTAAACCAAAGAGAATTCCCGGCAGATTGCCTCTACCACCCACATCGGGAAACGACATCCCAATCGCCCCAAACCAGACATTGGCATTGTCACCACTGTTCACAAACAGAGAATCTGTTCCACCCCTGCCATTGGAAACATCACTAAAACCAGAGTTTTTGGCATTTGCCCAAATATATCCACCCCAAGCGTGGACTTGGAAATTCGGGGAGAAGCGATAGTATCCCTGTGCGCCGACAATATCGTTGGAAGTCGCAATGTTGTTGCCAAAAGGAGCGTTTGACAGGACGCTACCCGTCCCAGCGGAGAGATCGATTACTCCAGCAGGGGTATAGCCATGAGAGTAAGCAACACCGATCGCTCCTTGCTTACCATAATAGGCTAAGTGCGCTAAGGCGTTATAGCCACCATCAAACAAGCCGTTGCTCCCCGATGGCACATTGGGACTGTTTGCTAAATAGCCCAAGGTAAGAACCAAATCTTTAGTGATGTTCCAGTTAGCGGCTGCACCACCACCACCTCGCCGGAATAAGGGACTGTATGACCCAAAAAGTGAGGGAACCCCATTGCCGTCATCAGCGATTGTGGGGGGAGTGACGGTGGTTGTAATGTCGGTGTAACCAATGCCTGTAGGCCCAACAACGAAGTTAAGGGATTCACTGACTGGGAAGTAATAACGGATGTGGGGGACAAGAAGTGTATTGTTGCTGTCATAATCGAAGTTCAGGCGTGTCATCCCTGTGCCTGTGGCTGCGGCAATTTGGCTTGCACCATTGGAATTCGCAAAGTTGCCAAATTCTAATCGGACTCGCAACAAGTCTTTGCCAGTAAAACTGCTCTCAAAGTTGAGACGACCCCGATTTGAAAAGTAGAGATTGGATTCATCATCGTCACCACCTACCCTATCGCCAAAGGTATCACTAATAGCGGTAATAATTTGAGCATTCAACCTAGTAGTTGTGGAAAACTGCTGCGCCTCCAATGTTGCTGTATGTGCCTCTAAGGTATCTACTCGTCCGCGCAGAGTTGTCAGTTCAGCGGCAAAGTCTTGCTGCAACTTTTGCATCACTGCCAAATCTTGCTTATTAACTAAATCGCTAGTAGCTGTAGAAATTAACTCATTAATCCGATCCAAACAAGCATTTAAACCTGCGGCAAATTCATAACGAGT
This portion of the Nostoc sp. GT001 genome encodes:
- a CDS encoding TIGR04376 family protein yields the protein MGLFDDLSRFLENRLEEFLRNNPHLELEALLEQLREQEEDTLKLIADLKLQEKQSEEEILSTAQEIQRWHIRIQKAKNAKREDLAAAAGEREAALLREGNQRWGHMQGLKERINQSQELLQKIQQRRQEVQAKAAEAQTVRAKAQTQQRFETSGWSNQTSNFSSGFDDLEEKFRSWETQDELEQMKRNMQK
- a CDS encoding iron uptake porin, which gives rise to MIKTLFYSFFLLFLAIPAVWAAPPEDDPNAADANRSLQGQVTSVSQFSDVQPTDWAFGALQSLVERYGCIAGYPNSTYRGNRALTRYEFAAGLNACLDRINELISTATSDLVNKQDLAVMQKLQQDFAAELTTLRGRVDTLEAHTATLEAQQFSTTTRLNAQIITAISDTFGDRVGGDDDESNLYFSNRGRLNFESSFTGKDLLRVRLEFGNFANSNGASQIAAATGTGMTRLNFDYDSNNTLLVPHIRYYFPVSESLNFVVGPTGIGYTDITTTVTPPTIADDGNGVPSLFGSYSPLFRRGGGGAAANWNITKDLVLTLGYLANSPNVPSGSNGLFDGGYNALAHLAYYGKQGAIGVAYSHGYTPAGVIDLSAGTGSVLSNAPFGNNIATSNDIVGAQGYYRFSPNFQVHAWGGYIWANAKNSGFSDVSNGRGGTDSLFVNSGDNANVWFGAIGMSFPDVGGRGNLPGILFGLPPRVSNSDVRQEGDNAYHIEAFYRYRLNDNISVTPGFWVILNPENDSRNDTQYVGVLRTTFDF